The Henningerozyma blattae CBS 6284 chromosome 6, complete genome genomic interval AATTGATCAAGACTTACCGTAATAAGATTGAAGCTGAATTGACCAATATTTCTGATGATATTTTGAGTGTATTGGACAAACATTTGATTCCAGTTGCCAGCACTGGTGAATCCAAGGTCTTTTATTATAAGATGAAAGGTGATTACCACCGTTATTTGGCTGAATTCTCCAATGGTGAAGTCAAGGAAAAAGCCACTGTTTCCTCTCTTGAGGCTTATCAAACTGCTTCTGAAATCGCTACTACTGAATTACCACCAACTCATCCAATCCGTTTAGGTTTAGCTTTGAATTTCTCTGTTTTCTACTATGAAATCCAAAACTCTCCAGACAAAGCTTGTCATTTGGCCAAACAAGCCTTTGATGATGCTATTGCTGAATTAGATACTTTATCTGAAGAATCTTACAAAGATTCTACTTTGATCATGCAATTATTAAGAGATAACTTAACTCTATGGACTTCGGACATGTCGGAAATGGGTCAAGATGAGCATCATCAACAACCACAACAACCACAACAAGAAGCTCAACAACCTTCTACTGAAGAACAAGAACCtccaaaataattcatttgataaaacaaaaatataggAGAATCAAcgtaaaaagaaaaaaaactataaaaaaaaaaataaagtaaaacgaaaataaaaaaaaaatattaatttttttttttaaaaactataataataataataataataataataataaagaacggaaagaaagaaagcaaaagataaaaaaataaaaaataagaaaaaataagaaaaaaaatatcactaCTCTTTatgtttcattattataaatttcaatgatttttagttgttttttttttgtttttttttttgaagaaatttttttcccttttatttattttttttcacttctttatattttaacgAATAcgaatttgatttaattatatacatacacatttattatatatttaaagaaagacccctcaaaaaaaataaaaaaaaaaaaataataatctaaaAATTCCATACCAAGACTATTTGCATTGTGAAAGTTtgattgaataaaaattatgttTGTtatgtttattattattcctattttatctaattttttttttcttttgtgattttttatattattttttttttaatctcaTATTTATGCTCATATCtatataatcatatatattatctatTCTTCAATAACTTGTCTATTTGCAATTGTGATTTTATTTCGAACAAAGTGTTCATTTAGTCTTGTtctatttcaatttcaatttcaagtttattttaattcctTATTTTCCTAATTggaatatttcaaattaccTTTGAACCAAAGGGGTAGGGTTTGCCCCACACGAGACCTAAAGCAACCCTAGCGAGTACCTAAAAAACCATTTCtccttatatatatatatatttgataaataaacaGGGGAATGAAAAAggtttaattttaatattttttttggtttatataatataataaatatgtcAATTGATTGGCTAGTTTGTGAATGAATATAAACGTATGTAAATCGATATGTATAATCTTGTCGTGTAAAAGACAAAGCACAAAGTACAAAGcacaaaatataaaatataatcatGTTTAGGTATAGTGAACCTATCTTTAAAATGATCAATTTGATGATTGGTGGTATTGTAATATCATCTTCTATCCATCAAGCtgcatatatttttttaaatgaaatcaATGCAGCATTATTAGGAGGGTATGCATTTATATTATGTTTACCTGTAGTGATTTTAGAATTCAAACCAATACGCAAATTGCATAAAATAGGGTcgttttattattcatttatcGGTAGAGGTATCTTGTATATCATGCTAAGTTTTATGATTAGTTTTGgagattttttcaaatggtTTGGATCCAtgattgtttttttaactgGGATCATGTATtgtatatttgaattgctACCAAATGTGGAGCCGCCAAGATTATGGAGGTATTATAATCCGGAGACTCTTGGGCGAGAGCAAGGGCAAGGGCAAGAGCAAGGCCAAGGGCAAGAGCAAGGCCAAGAAGTGACGAGAGTTGAATTTATTGACACGCAACCCAAGAATGAGCCagttgataatgatgataaaagTTTGAGTGTTTGATTTTTTGATAGTTATTTTTtagtttatatatatttcaataatactTTGCACTTGGCACAACACGATTACCCTGACACAGTTTCGAACTTATATATCGGTGTCCGATACGGAATTTGTTCTACGGCATGACCGGATGGGATTTAAAGGATACAAAGGGACAACGAAAGGTATGATTTACAAGGATCGATGGGAAACAAGAGGATTTGAATAGatcaaaacaaaatagaaaaaataattatactCAAGGAAAGATAGTTATTAATCTATAAACATATAATAAgttttttagaaaaaaccaaaaacaaaaacaaaaagaacgATAATAGTTGATTGATCCAAGATGTTATCGAAAAGATTGACTTGTCAAACAAGTCTACGCTCGTTGATGCATGCCCGTGGTATGGCCACAGCAGCCAAGAACAAGAGCAAAACTAACAATGCGGAAGACGTTGGCGATGCAGTAGATGCTGTTGAGATCCAATTACCCGAGACTTCGTTTGAAGGGTATAATATGGAGGTTCCTGAGTTGAGTTTCAAAACAACGAAGTCGACCTTGTTACAAATGTATAAGGATATGGTTATTATCCGTAGAATGGAAATGGCATGTGACGCGTTGTATAAGGCCAAGAAGATTAGAGGGTTCTGCCATCTATCAATTGGTCAAGAAGCAATTGCTGTGGGTATCGAGAATTCCATCACCAAGAGAGATTCGGTGATCACTTCGTATAGATGTCATGGGTTCACGTTTATGAGAGGCGGGTCTGTGAAATCGGTGTTGTCGGAATTGATGGGCAGACGTGCTGGTGTGTCGTTTGGTAAAGGTGGTTCTATGCATCTTTACGCCTCAGGGTTCTACGGTGGTAATGGTATTGTTGGTGCCCAAGTGCCATTGGGTGCCGGGCTAGCATTTGCCCATCAATACAAGAACGAAGACGCATGTTCATTTACCTTGTATGGTGACGGTGCATCGAACCAAGGTCAGGTGTTTGAAGCCTACAACATGGCCAAGTTGTGGAACTTGCCAGTGGTTTTTGCCTGTGAAAACAACAAGTATGGTATGGGTACTGCGGCCTCGAGATCGTCAGCCACCACCGATTATTTCACTCGTGGTCAATACATCCCTGGGTTGAAAGTCAATGGTATGGATATCTTGGCTGTGTACCAAGCCTCGAGATATGCCAAGAACTGGTGTTTGTCGGGCAAGGGTCCATTGGTTTTGGAGTACGAAACGTATCGTTACGGGGGTCATTCGATGTCTGATCCCGGTACCACATACCGTACAAGAGACGAAATCCAGCACATGAGATCCAAGAACGATCCAATTGCTGGGCTAAAGATGCACATATTGGAACTGGGCATTGCCTCGGAAGAAGAAATCAAGAGTTACGACAAGGCTGCCCGTAAGTATGTCGAAGAACAAGTGGCTCTTGCTGAAGCCGATGCTCCACCAGAACCCAAACTATCCATCTTGTTCGAGGATGTGTATGTCAAGGGCACCGAGACTCCAACCTTGAGAGGACGTATCCAGCACGACACCTGGGATTTCGCCAAGCAAGGGTTTGCATGTGACTAGGCAGATGGGAGCTATGTAATGTGTGTATAGATGTAAGTAGGGCCAGTGCCAGTGCCAGTGCCAGTGCcagtaaataatattttttttgcaaatAGCTTTGTCATGTTGCTTTTGTGTCACCACGAGAAGCCCTCGCGCCACCGATTGCTTTATGTGTCGTGTGTCCTCCACTTTCCTCTTTTGGCCACCTCGTTTCTGGCCGCCTCGTATCTGGCCGCCTCGTTTTTACGGCCATTGCTCGCGCCGTGCCTGGCCGGGCTGGCCCGCCGCCACGTCATCAGCGCGAGTATCGCTGCTGGACCTCGAGTGTAGTAGTCCAAGGCAACCTCTTTTCCGAGCCACCTGGCAACCTCAGCCGTGCCTGCCACGTGCCTGCCACGCCATATATAAGCGCTGTGTCCTGTGAGTCGCCTCACACGACAGCCGCCCTCTACAAGAGAAACCCGTCTCTCGCCCGCTTGTCCCCTCTGTCTGCCCTCTGCTTTTATAGCCCCCACTTCACCCCCACTTCGCCCCCACGTCACCCCCACGTCACCCCCACGTCACCCCCACGTCACAACCGCTGTCAATGCCTTCATCCTCCATGTCGCAGCCGCCTGCACCTGCGCCtgcttcttcttcttctgccAGCTCCGGCGTCTCGCTGGCTGGCCGTCTTAGGGGCCGTCTGCTGGCACTCTCGCTGCCGGACGTCTTCGTCACGAGCCAGTCACGGGACGCTGCTAAAGACTCATCACGTGACACGTCCGGGCCCCAGTCACGTGTGCCCCGTCGGGCCTCTGAGCCTCGCCGCTCCAAGTCCAAGGCTAGACGGGACCAACCTTCTATGTCAGCCTTTGCCTCGGCCTCTTCAGTGTCTGTTGCTTCTGGCCTTGTCTCATCCGCGTCCAAAGCCGCTGCACGTGACCCGCCCACGCCAGCCTCCACACCACGTGAGTCGCCCACGCCCACGCCCTCGCCCTCACGTGGCCGTGTCGTTTCGCTTCCGCCGTCCTCGCCGCCACGTGACGCCTCTCTTAC includes:
- the TBLA0F03880 gene encoding uncharacterized protein (similar to Saccharomyces cerevisiae BMH2 (YDR099W) and BMH1 (YER177W); ancestral locus Anc_8.243), which produces MSQTREDSVYLAKLAEQAERYEEMVENMKNAASSGQELSVEERNLLSVAYKNVIGARRASWRIVSSIEQKEESKDNSEHQIQLIKTYRNKIEAELTNISDDILSVLDKHLIPVASTGESKVFYYKMKGDYHRYLAEFSNGEVKEKATVSSLEAYQTASEIATTELPPTHPIRLGLALNFSVFYYEIQNSPDKACHLAKQAFDDAIAELDTLSEESYKDSTLIMQLLRDNLTLWTSDMSEMGQDEHHQQPQQPQQEAQQPSTEEQEPPK
- the TBLA0F03890 gene encoding TVP15 family protein (similar to Saccharomyces cerevisiae TVP15 (YDR100W); ancestral locus Anc_8.244); the protein is MFRYSEPIFKMINLMIGGIVISSSIHQAAYIFLNEINAALLGGYAFILCLPVVILEFKPIRKLHKIGSFYYSFIGRGILYIMLSFMISFGDFFKWFGSMIVFLTGIMYCIFELLPNVEPPRLWRYYNPETLGREQGQGQEQGQGQEQGQEVTRVEFIDTQPKNEPVDNDDKSLSV
- the PDA1 gene encoding pyruvate dehydrogenase (acetyl-transferring) subunit E1 alpha (similar to Saccharomyces cerevisiae PDA1 (YER178W); ancestral locus Anc_8.246), translating into MLSKRLTCQTSLRSLMHARGMATAAKNKSKTNNAEDVGDAVDAVEIQLPETSFEGYNMEVPELSFKTTKSTLLQMYKDMVIIRRMEMACDALYKAKKIRGFCHLSIGQEAIAVGIENSITKRDSVITSYRCHGFTFMRGGSVKSVLSELMGRRAGVSFGKGGSMHLYASGFYGGNGIVGAQVPLGAGLAFAHQYKNEDACSFTLYGDGASNQGQVFEAYNMAKLWNLPVVFACENNKYGMGTAASRSSATTDYFTRGQYIPGLKVNGMDILAVYQASRYAKNWCLSGKGPLVLEYETYRYGGHSMSDPGTTYRTRDEIQHMRSKNDPIAGLKMHILELGIASEEEIKSYDKAARKYVEEQVALAEADAPPEPKLSILFEDVYVKGTETPTLRGRIQHDTWDFAKQGFACD